The genomic window AATGAAGTTGACATGTAAGTGTTCTCACGTATTCCTTCCAGTAGATTTCTGTTTGATCAGTTTATATTTGTGCTCCTGTCATCATTGCAACTGTATAAAATGGTGACACCTGTTTCTGTCTTACCATATTTTAAGCAGTTCAAAGATGTGGCCTGTATTCAGGCAATAAAGAATGTAATCTGTTGAGCTACATGGCAATATATTGATCACTTATCCCTACCTATCGCCCTGAATTAACAAACATGTGCTAACCTATGTTAGATGAAAATATATATGATTATCCTCTATATGTATGAATGCTTATAGAACTTAGTTTTTTTTATTCAGTAACACTGACAAAAAAATCCTGTCATTTATTGGGCAAATATCTGGTGTGTCGTTGTGCGGCTCAACTTATTTATGTTCTTTTATATGTGgacttcaataattatcttttggCATGCCATTATGATTCCTTGAAGGCTGTATTGGTGTTTTTTTTATCTTACGATTTTATGATGCAGGACCAATTTGATGAAGCTTCGTTCTGATTATAAAGATGAATTTGTCACAAAGCATGGTGTCAAATTGGGCCTAATGTCTTGCTTTGTCAAGGTACTTGCCAGTCTGTGTTGCAAAGTTTTTGCACCGAACATTTATATGGCTGGCTAATTCTATTTATTTTGGCAGGCTGCTGTTTCTGCACTTCAAAACCAGCCAATTGTCAATGCTGTCATTGATGGTGATGACATCATATACAGAGACTATGTAGACGTCAGTGTTGCTGTTGGCACGTCCAAGGTACCATATTGCTTGCTTGCTACTCTGGTGACTGCTGTCTCATCTACTTTCTTGTACCAAAAAAAGCCAAAATGGCCTATagtttgggatggagggagtatttactATGTATATAACTAATTGGAATCTTTTTCAGGGCCTTGTGGTTCCTGTTATCCGGGATGCTGATACCATGAACTTTGCTGACATTGAGAAAGGGATAAACAACCTTGCAAAGAAGGCAACTGAGGGGGCGCTCTCAATTGATGACATGGCAGGAGGAACATTTACCATCTCTAATGGTGGTGTCTATGGAAGCCTCATCAGCACACCTATCATCAACCCCCCACAGGTAACTGCTGCACATTTATCAGTAGTGACACATTTTGTAACATGCAGATGTTTATTGATCTGAAATGTGATCTATGTGAATTGCAGTCGGCAATTCTGGGGATGCATTCCATTGTGCAACGCCCTGTGGTTGTGAATGGTGACATCCTCGCGAGGCCAATGATGTACCTCGCGCTGACATACGACCACAGGCTGATCGACGGCAGAGAGGCTGTCTTCTTCCTGCGGCGCATCAAGGATGTGGTCGAGGACCCCAGGAGGTTGCTGCTTGACATATAAATTCATGCACAAGCGCTCCCCTGCCAGACTGTTTTGTGCTTATCTGGAAATAATACCATGCAAATTTTTGACTGGTGAAAAAGAATTACTTCCTCAGGAAGACAAAATCTGAGCTGAGGATACCGTGAGGTTTTTCTCTATATAATCGTAGTAGAGAGCAGCAAACTCAACTCAATGTGAGGTCATGTTTAATTTTCGGGATGTTCCATTTCGGGATGCAGTTCCCAGTCATTTTTATTTACCATGCAAGAGTAATAGAGGCTGCTGCAGTTTTGTTTGTTGGTTCACAATTTCGCCTCCAGCTAGCCAGTCTGCAACTAAGGAGTCTGGGTTGTATAACCTGTTACGTTAAAACGGTGCTCCAATCGCTCGCTTTGTTGAATGGTCTCGACGTTTGCTTTTTTTTACTCTAGCTGTCACGTTTCCTGTGGCTACACGTCCATCTAGGGCCTGTTTGGGATGGAGTAAAACCAAAGGAAAAGTGGATGAATCGAGTCCAGAGGAAAGGTCTATAGGGTGTTCGCTTTGAGGAATGGTAGtctattttcttttcttattttgttTGGTTTAAGGAATGAAATGGATTGGTGTACCATCACCTCATTTCTCATAAACTTACTAAGGAATAAAGTCATTTCACCAAATTTAATGCATCATCTTATTAGAATGatttgatttctccgaccacACCCTCTATTAGGCCTACTTTGGCAGCAGGGGATCCCAGTCGTTTCCCCGTGGAGGAAGCCCCCGCGGATAATTTCCACGCGCCGCCACTCCGACCTATTTGGAAGCACGTGACGTTGGGGTCTCCGCCCCGCAAGACCCGGGTTTCTACGGGGAAACCTGTCCGGCCTCGTCACACCGGGCGGCATTCCCCGACGCGATTCGCCTCTCCTCTCGACTTCTCGCGAGTCGCGACTCGCCTCGACTCACTTCTCCTCCGTCGCCGCCCCTCCGCCCTCGCCCCGACTCTCATCCGTTGCCGCCCCTCCGCCCTCGCCTGGACTCTCCTCTTGCCATCCCCGTCACCGTCCCACCCACCGTCCCCTTCCGAACCGTCGTCGTCCCCGCCTCCACATCGGCTTCGTCCCCTCGCTGGAGAAACGTGACCGCCGCAGCTGCTGAAAGGTCCCAGCTCCAAGATCCACTCCAGTTCTTCTCGGATTTGTCTTCCCTCCGAACGAAGGAAGGCGATCTCGATCTGGAATGCACCCGCCTCGACTCGACTCTCCGTCGTCGCCTCGGCTCCTCCGTCGTCGCCTCGTCGCCTCGGCTCCTCCGGCCTCGACTTCTCCTCCGTCGCCATCACCTTGCGGCACCAGCATCTACGTCTCCGCAGGTGAGCTCGCTTCCACTTGCATCTCCCTGCACCGCATCTAGGGTTCCTGATCCTATCCTCACACGTTTCCTGTGGATCTTGGGACTGTGGATGGCCGCATCTTCCTCCCCACTCCGCCCTATGCATCCGCTCGCGAATCGCGACCGCTCGCACAGCTCTTCATCCGCCGCCCGCCGACCCGACCACGACGGCTCCACAACTACTCCGTGACTGACCGGCCTCGTCGCAAGATCTGGTGAGCCATTGTGTCGTCCGCGAGCAACACCGACGTCGCCAGCAACACGACACAACCTCTGCCTCTACAAGTTAGTCTTCTATCCGCATCTCACACCCCTTCTTGTAGATCTATGGTTTCTTGTTTGTGATTCTATGGTTTCTTGTTTGTGATGTGAAAATAGATGTGAAAATAGAACTCAATTGCTTCATGTAGCTTAAAGTTTCCAATTTGCCGCACATGAAACATTCTTCGGGCCTTGTCCACTTTTTCTTCTTCAGTTGAACTCCACATTGTATACGGTCATGTACTGCCATCCACAGAAAGATCTTCACCTTCAAAGGAATATTGCATTGCCATACTGTCATCATACAACGGTCCACAACGCCTCCATATGTCATTAATCTATACAACGATCTAGAAGTATATTTCTTGGTTCTTTCCAGGCACCAGAAAACCTCATCTTTGCCTTCATACAGTTGAATATCATTCAAGAGATCTAGAAGGGAACTCATTCCTCAACCAAGATGTCATTCAGCTGTCACCTGAACTCTATATGCCACTGACCATTCACACAAGCCTTGGCCACCTCTAAATCTGGATGTGACGCAATTCTGAAAAGATTAGGATCAAGGTGACAACATCTGTCTGATGGTGTAAGATCATCGTCCAAAAGACGTCGCTACTCCTGGCACCTGTGTTGTATTTTGTTTTTGGTTCCCCTCTATGCCATAATCTGGAACTTGACATGCAATGGAGGCACTTAGGTGCCCATGTGAACTGCCTTAAGCTCTTAAATTTGTACATATGAAACTTTGACAAATGGATGTAATGTATGTTTAAGAAAACCAAATAGTATAGCTATTAACGTGAGCTCTTCTATCGATTGCATCTGGTGCTTGTGCGAGCCATGTCATTTGCCCTTCTGAGTAGAGAGGATCCTTGGTGTAAGACTTTTGAAGTTTATTTGTGTCCGTGAGCAAACATGCCTATGCCTGATTGCCTGCCAACTTGTCTAATGGAGGTCTGCCTAGAGCCTGGTTGCATTTTATTTGTGTATAATACCTTGCGCAAAATACAAACCTGGTAGCCAGTAACATTCAGTAGTAGGTTAGTAACCTGACAAACAATTTCTGCAATCTGCACTAATAAATAAAAACATAATTTAATTTATATATTGGCATAAGTAAATTTGTGTAATACCATTTCGCTTGATTGGCACTCATCAAGGTGCTGTCTTCTGGCCCTTTTTCTGGAATGCTAAATTTTATTATAAGGATCATTGGGGATTTATGGCGATACTTGTAAGATTCATATACCCATGTTCCCAAATTTCCAATTACATCGGTTACATTTACTTGTTTTTTGGTTCCTTTTCTTGGTTCAGATGAtgtccccccaccccccacccccctgGAGACAGGCTTGAGCCATGACGGCTTATATAGTTATATAGTCCAGAGTACTATTCAATTTCAGAACAATTTGTTAGTCTGGGCCAGCCCACCAGCAGCAGTATAGACAGCCCACCAGATCAATAGACGGGCTCTTCTGCCCCTTCCGTAAATTCATGGCAAAGCATATGCAAATTACTCCTACCTTGAGAGAACCGCTATGACGATGCAGCGCTTTACTAGCTTGATCAACTGGAGTTTATAGTCATCCGATCCGATTCGGTGTCCACAACATCAATGTGCAAAGTCCGGTGGAGTCCTGCTGCCTAAGTTATCCCTAAGTTAAATTGAAAATCTTGTGCTTACTATATCTTACTGGTTGCTATAATTTTATCCCTAAGTTAAATTGAAAATCTTGTGCTTACTATATCTCAACTCATGTAAAACCTCTTGCAAAATCACCACACCTTCTAAGATGTTCCTTCCTGGTATAAATGCTGTTTGGAAAGGACTAATCACTTTGTCAATTACAACAATCAACCTTAGGGTCAGAGTCTTCGACTAATGAGGGCATGATGCTTTTGCAGGAGTGATTTTCTGCTGCATCTTGGGACGGGGTGACACTGGTGTCAGGTTAGTTCCCCCCACTGTTGTCTTTTCCTAATTTGGCTGTCGTTTTTGTTGTCAGTCATGTTCTAAAAAAATTGAATGCATGCATGCCTGGATGAGTAGGTGCTGCCTGGATGATTAGGTGCTGCTGTCTGATTAGATGTTTTCTCCACTTTTTTAGACTTTTAATACTTCTTGATGCTACTATGTGAGTTGTTGTTGATTTTGTACAGAGAACTTTGTGGTATGGATGAGATTTTAATACTTCTTGATAGCAGTGATAGTTGAAGTTTATTTTCTGTGATGTGCTTGAGTTTATTACATATGACACTTGTGACTTGCTGTGCTTGAGTATTGGCCTTGTgccttttattttatatatatgtaataatataatttCATATATGTAACACTAGATGGCTTCTTGGGAAGAGCTTGCTAGAAATTTTTtgttggaagaggaagaagaagatgaggagctaTTCTTTATTCTTCTCCCTGCTGTAATGCCCTTTCTCGACGAAGAGAAAACACCTAAGCATACCTCTTCTCTTCCTGGTGCTAAAAAGGTTAAAGAGATTCTCGAAGGACACGAGAATTGGTGCAAGGAAGAATTTAGGATGGAGGCTGAAATATTTAGAGCTATAGCAAACTTTCTCAGGGCCGAGAACTTGCTGCGTGACACACGTGGTATGAAGATTGAGGAGCAACTTGGTCTTTTTATGTTCATGCTCTCTCATAATGCAAGCACAGAGAGGCTAAAGAAGGAGTTTCAACATAGTGGTGAGACAGTGCATAGGAAAATATATGATGTCTTCAATATCATTCCAACATTAACCCAAAAATTCATCAGACTTCTAAATCCAAGCCACACACACATGAAGATTACATGTGACCCTAGATTTATGCCATTCTTTCAGGTCGGTTAATACATACAGTACACTTTCCTTAATACCATTCCTAAATACAATCCAAATTTTTAGTAAATTTTCTTACCTGCAGAACTGCATCGGCGCTATCGATGGTACACATGTCCCAATCACAATTAGACAAGACAAGGCCAGTCCCTATAGAAATAGGAAGGGGACACTATCGCAGAATGTTATGTTTGCCTGTGACTTCGACTTGAAGTTCACTTTCATCTCATCTGGTTGGGAAGGATCCTCATCTGATGCAGGAGTGTTGCGGTCTGCTCTTGGCAAGGGATTTACTGTGCCAGCAGGCAAATTCTATCTTGTAGACGGTGGATATGCAAACACACCATCATTCCTTGCTCCCTACCGAGGAGTTAAGTATCATCTCAGTGAGTTCAGGAGACGTGGCCAGAGGGGAAATGCATATGCCAACTACAAGGAATTGTTCAATCATCGGCATGCGATTCTTCGAAATCACATTGAGAGGGCCTTTGGGGTTCTCAAAAAGCGGTTTCCAATTCTGAAAGTGGGGACACATTACCCAattgaaactcaagttatgattccAGCAGATGCTGCTGTGTTTCACAACATCATTAGAGGGTTGAATGGGAGTGAAGAGTGGCTAGACATCCTACCTGATAATATCAACCCATCAAATTATGTCGACATGCCAGAGGGAGACACTAACTACCCAAGTGAGATGGAATCAAACCATGGAAATACCCTACGAGACCAGATAGCCCATCAAATGTGGGCTGGCTACAATGTGTAGGAAGTAGTGTTTGGAATGTAATTTATGAGTTATGAGTTAAGTATTTCTGTAATACATTATGTGATGCAACATTCTATAATAAATTCTCTAATATATTCTATAATATGTTATGAGTTATGTATTTCTGTGTGATGCAATATTCTGTAATAAATTCTCCAGTACATTCTATAATATTTTATGAGTTATgtatttctgtaattatttcttgTAGCAATGTCGAAGGCAAGGGCTACatggaactctagatatgagaaAGGGCTTGTTGACATTATGAGGGACCATGTGAACATCCCCTTGTTCAGGGGTCAGAatggatggagtggagagggTTGGAGAAGTATCTCAGAGAAGTTTACCCAAATGTATCCTTTAGCATGCTT from Miscanthus floridulus cultivar M001 chromosome 11, ASM1932011v1, whole genome shotgun sequence includes these protein-coding regions:
- the LOC136494713 gene encoding uncharacterized protein, with the protein product MASWEELARNFLLEEEEEDEELFFILLPAVMPFLDEEKTPKHTSSLPGAKKVKEILEGHENWCKEEFRMEAEIFRAIANFLRAENLLRDTRGMKIEEQLGLFMFMLSHNASTERLKKEFQHSGETVHRKIYDVFNIIPTLTQKFIRLLNPSHTHMKITCDPRFMPFFQNCIGAIDGTHVPITIRQDKASPYRNRKGTLSQNVMFACDFDLKFTFISSGWEGSSSDAGVLRSALGKGFTVPAGKFYLVDGGYANTPSFLAPYRGVKYHLSEFRRRGQRGNAYANYKELFNHRHAILRNHIERAFGVLKKRFPILKVGTHYPIETQVMIPADAAVFHNIIRGLNGSEEWLDILPDNINPSNYVDMPEGDTNYPSEMESNHGNTLRDQIAHQMWAGYNV